GCTTGGGGGCTGCCCGCCGGCCGCCGGGATGGAGGCATGTCATGCTGGCCCTGACCGCGTTCTTTGCCGGGGCCGTCCTGATGGCCCTCGAACTGCTGGGCAGCCGGCTCCTGGCGCCGAGCCTGGGGAGTTCCATTTTCGTCTGGGGCAGTCTGATCGGCGTAGTGCTGGCCGCCCTTAGCGCCGGTTACGCCCTGGGCGGCCTGGCGGCCGACCGCTGGCCGGCCCGGGCGGGTCCGGCCCTGGTGCTGGTGCTGGCCGGCGCCTGGATCCTGGTGCTGGCCGCCCGTGGCGAAGCCTGGGTCGCCGCCCTGGCGGGCCGGGTGGCGGACCCCCGCTGGGGGGCGCTGCTGGCCTCGGCGGTCCTGTTCCTCCCGCCGGGGCTTCTGCTGGGCAGCATCTCGCCCTGGCTGGTGCGGCTGGCCGCTCCGGCCACCTACCGGCTGGGCCGGGTGGCGGGGAACCTCTACGCCGTCTCCAACGCCGGGAGCATCGCCGGGACCCTGGCCACCGCCTTCTGGCTGATCCCCCTTTTGCCGGCGGCCACCATCCTCAAGGCGCTGGCGGCCATCCTGGCGGGCGCCGCCGTGCTGCTGGCCGGGCGGCGCCACCTGGCGGTGGCCCTGCCGGCGGCGGCGGTGCTGGGGGTGGCCGTGGTGCCAGCCCCGGCTCCCGCCGCGGTGACCGCGGACGGGGCCAGGGTGGTCTACCAGCGCAACACCCTCTACCACCACCTGCGGGTGGAAGACCGGGAGGACAGCCGCTTCTTGCGCTTTGACAACTCGTGGCAGAGCGGCATGTACCTCCACGATCCGGTGACCGCCCGGTTCGCCTACACGGACGTGATGCATGCCGGCTGGGCGCTCAAGCCCGACGCCCGGCGGGTCCTGCTGGTGGGTCTGGGGGGCGGCTCGATCCCCAAGCGGGTGCTGGCGTCCTATCCCGACGTCACCATCGATGTGGCCGAACTGGACCCGGTGGTGGTCGACGTGGCCCGACGGTTCTTCCACCTGCCCGGCGACCCGCGGCTGCGGGTGTACGTGGAGGACGGCCGCCGGTTCATCCGGCGGGCGCCCCAGCGGTATGACCTGGTGCTGCTTGACGCCTACTACGCCGATGCCATCCCCTTTCACCTGACCACCCGCCAGTTCCTGGAGGAAGTGCGGTCCCGGCTGGCGCCGGGGGGCGTCGTGGTGGCCAACGTCATCGGGGCGCTGGAAGGACCGCGCAGCGCCCTGCTGCGGGCCTTTTACCGCACCTACCGGGAGGTCTTCCCCGAGGTGTACCTGATGCCCGTTCTGCCGGTGGAACCGGCGGAGCTGCAGAACGTGATCCTCCTGGCCCGGGACGACCAGGGGGAGCCCGGCCCCCTGGACGGGGAGGAACTGGCCCGGGCGGTGGAGGCGTGGGCGGCCCGCCACCCGGAACTGGAGGCGCTGGCCGCGGCGGCCCGGTGGATCTATGACCGGCCGGTGCCGGTGGACGATGTTCCGGTGCTGCAGGACGATTACGCGCCCGTGGACGCCCTGCTGCACTTTGAGCGGGACAACCCGCTGCCGGACGTGCTCCGGCCGGGCGGCGGGAACTGAAGGAGCGTTGAAGGAGGGCGGCCGATGAACCTGCTGCTGCGCTGGCTGATCAGCGCCGGGTCCATCCTGCTGGTGGCCTGGCTGCTGGAGGGGATCGACGTCACGGGGCCGGGGGCGGCGCTGGTGGCCGCGCTGGTGCTGGGCCTGGTCAACGCGGTGATCCGGCCGGTGGTCCTGTTTCTCACCATGCCCATCGGCTGCGTGACCCTGGGCCTGTTTACCTTCGTGGTCAACGCCCTGATGTTCTGGTTGGTGGGGGCGGTGGTGGACGGCTTTGAGGTCCGGGGGTTCGTCCCCGCCCTGATCGGCTCCTTGCTGGTCAGCGTGATCAGCACGGTGGCCAGCCGCCTGTGGGCCGACCGGGGCGAGCGGTGACGGCAGCGGGGGCGGCAGCGCCGCGGCCAGCGCCGGCGGTCGCGGCGAGCGCTGAAGGCGGAACCGGGCCGGGACGCCGCCGCAAGCGGTGACGGCAGAGGCGGCGGGTCATGGCAGCGGCGCCCGGCGACGGGCCTCGGCGGGCGGGTCATGGCAGAGGCCACCGGTGACGGGCCACGGCCCGCGGTCACGGCCGCCGCCCCTCAGGGCCCCTCGGCGGTCCCGGCCCCGGGCCCGGGCGCCAGGCCGGCCAGGGCCAGCAGCCCCTCCAAGGCCAGCAGGTAGCCCGTCACCCCCAGCCCGCTGATCACGCCGCGGCAGGCGCCTGCCGTGAGCAGCCGGTGCCGGAAGGGCTCCCGGGCGTGAACGTTGCTGAGGTGCACCTCGATCACCGGCACCCCTAGGCCGGCGATGGCGGCCACCGCGTCCCGTAAGGCCACGCTGGTGTGGGCGTAACCGCCGGGGTTCAAGATCACGCCCAGGTACCGGCCGGGCGCCTGGTGCAGCCGGTCGATCAGCACGCCTTCGTGGTTGCTCTGAAAGCACTCTACGGGCACCCCGTAGCGGGCGGCCCGCCTTTGCAGCAAGGCGTCCAGTTCCGCCAGGCTGGTGTGCCCGTAGACCTCGGGTTCCCTGCGACCCAGCAGGTTCAGGTTGGGCCCGTGCAAGACCAGAACGGGCCGGCCCGGGGCAGGTTGCGGGCTGCCCCCAGGGCTGGCCTCGGCCGGCGCGGCGCCGGGGGATCCGTCCTGCCGGGCCGGGCCGGACGTTCCGGCCGGCCCGGGCTGAAAAGGGGTCGTCACCGCTTCGTCCACCTCGCCATCTGCCGGTTTTCCTGCCGTCACGGGTCCTGCCGTGGTCACCGTCCTGCTACCGTGCTGCGGCCTGCCGGGCCGCAGGATCGCCGGGAGGGCCGCCGCGACGGCCGCTCGGATGGTCGCCGAGATGGCCGCGGGAAGGCCATGCCGGCCACCGGAAGGCCATCCCGCCGGAAGGCCACCCCGGCGGCCATCCCGGGCAGACCGCCGCAAGACCGCGCCGGGAAGACCGCCAGAAGACCATGCTGCGCCTGCAGTTACACCTGGGCGCGCCCTGCCCCTGCAGCAGGCGACCGGCCGGCCAGAGACCGGCCGACCAGCTCCTTCACCACCGCCTCGGGCACGTCGTCCCGCAGGGCGATCTGCCCCGGCGCCCCGAGCAGGACGAACCGCACCCTGCCCTGCCGGTTCTTCTTGTCATGCTGCAGGCGACCCAGCAGCTCGGCGGCGGTGGGCGGCTCCACACCCCATTCCCGGCAAGCCTGGGCCAGGGTGACGGGAAGGCCGAGGCGGGCCAGCAGCTCCTCCACCCGGCCGGCCAGCCCGGCGGGGGCCATCCCCAGCCGCTCCGACAAGGCCAGGGCCAGCACCAGGCCGGCGGCCACGGCATCGCCATGGGGCACCCGGTAGCCGGCGGCGGCCTCCAGGGCGTGGGCAAAGGTGTGGCCCAGGTTGAGGAAGGCGCGGGGGCCGCGTTCTTCCGGGTCCTGGGCGACGATCCGCGCCTTGACGGCCACCGAGCGGGCGATGAGGGGCGCCAGCCCGTGGGGGTCGCGGTCCAGCAGCCGGGGCACGGCGGCCTCCAGGGCGGCCAGGTGGCCTTCCCCGTCCAGCAGGGCGTGCTTGACCATCTCCGCCAGCCCGCCCCGGTAAGCGGCCTGGGGCTGGGTGGCCAGGGTGGCCGGGTCGGCCACCACCAGCCGCGGCTGGTGGAAGGCGCCGATCAGGTTCTTGGCCCGCGGGTGGTTGACGGCCACCTTGCCGCCGGCGCTGGCGTCAACCTGGGCGAGGAGCGTGGTGGGCAGCTGGGCAAAGGCGATGCCCCGCATGTAGGTGGCGGCGACGAATCCCGCCAGGTCGCCCACCACCCCGCCGCCCAGGGCGAAGACCCAGGCGTCGCGGCCCGCGCCGGCTTCCACCAGCCGGTCGTAGAGGCGGGAGGCCCACTCCAGGGACTTGGCTTCCTCCCCGGCGGGCACCACGGCCCGGACCACCCGGAACCCCGCCCGCTCCAGGGCCCGGGCGACCCGCCCGCCGTAGAGGGCGGACACCACGGGATCGCTGGCCAGCAGGGCCACGGGCGCGCCCCCGCCAGGCTGGCCGGCCGGGCGCTCTTCCGCTAGGGGACCGGCCGCTGGAGGGCCTGACAGAAGGCCGGCAGCGCCGGGCGTGGCCCGGGTAGCCGCCGGACCCGGCCGGCCCGGAGCCCCCCAGGGCGGTGTTCCGCCGGCGGGGACTCCACCGGTCCATGCGGCGGCCAGCAGCGCCTCCAGCCCCACCTCCCCCGCGGTGCCCGTCACCGTGCCCGCTCCCGTGCCCGCCACCGCACCGGGACGCACCCACAGAGGGTAGCGCTCGGCCCCCGCCTCGATCAACAGGTCCGGCTCCGCGACGGCGGCGGGCGCCGTAGGCGCGGAAGACGCCCCGGGGGGAGCCGTAGCGGCGGAAGGCACGGTGCCGGGACCGGCGGCGGAAGGCGCCGCGGCGGGATCCGTGGCGGAGGAAGGTGCGCGGGCGTGCGGCGGGGCGCCGGGCGGCGGGACGGTGGCCACCGAACCCGGGGCGGTGGTCACGGAACCTGAGGGGCCGTGGGGGCCTAAGGCGGTCGTGCCGGTCCCCGGGCGGGCAGCGGGGCCGGGGACGGGTACCGGTAGGAGGTGTTCGAGGACCGCCTCCGTGACCGCCGCCACCGGCCGGCCGGCGGTGGGGATGCGGTACCGGGCCACGGCCGCGTAGGCACCGGCCCGCTGCTGGAGCAGCTGGGCCAGGCGCTGAGCGAGGACGGCCGGCGGGTGATCCGGCGACCCGCCGGCCGGGGAAGCGCCCAGCTCCCGAGAGGCACCCACCATTGAGACAGCTTCAGCCGCCGCGCCCGCCAGCAGGGGCCGGCCGGCGGCCTCCTGCCCGGCCAGCCGGCGGGCCAGTTCCTCCGGCGGGGCCTCCAGCCAGACCACCCAGGGCTCGGCGGCCAGCTTTGCCCGGTTCGCCTCCGAGAGCACCACCCCGCCCCCCGTGGCGATGACCACCCGCTCCAGGGCCAGGGCCCAGGCCAGCGCCTGTTCCTCCCGGCGCCGAAACCCTGCCTCCCCCTCCTGGGCGAAGAGGGCGCCGACGGTGCGGCCCGCCGCCTGTTCGACGAGGTCGTCCAGGTCGAGAAAGGCCCAGCCCAGGCGGGCGGCCAGGGCCCGTCCCACGGTGGTCTTGCCGGCGCCCATCATGCCGACCAGTACGAGCCGCAGGGGCCTTCCCGTCACCGGGGGTCCCTCCCCGGGGTGGGGGCGCCGGCCTGGCTCCCGCCCGCCGGAGGGGAACCGGCAGCCCGGGACGCCTCCGGTGCCGGGGCACGGTCGACCCAGGCGGCCAGGCGCTCGCAGTATGCGATGTAGTTGCGCAGCATGTCGTCGACGCTGTCGCCGCCGAACTTGTCGATCCACGCCGCGGCCAGCTCCAGCGCCACGATGGCCTCGCCCACCACCGCCGCCGCCGGCACGGCACAGATGTCCGACCGCTCGTGGTGGGCGGCGAAGGGTTCCCCGGTCAGCAGGTCGGCCGACGGCAGGGGCCGGCGCAGGGTGGCGATGGGCTTCATCGCCGCCCGCAGGACCAGGGGCTCGCCGTTGGTGATGCCGCCTTCGATGCCCCCGGCCCCGTTGCGGTACCGGAAGAACCCGGCCGCCGGGCCGCGCCAGCCGTCGGCCCCGGCCCGGGCTGCGGCGGCCCGGGCCGCCGGGTGGGCGGGACCGGGCGCCGCTGGGGCTGGTTCCGTACCCTCCAGGCGGGGCGGGCGGAACCCGATGGGGTCGTGGACCCGGGAACCCGGCAGGGCGGCGGCGGCGAAGCCCAGGCCCACCTCAACCCCCTTGATGGCGTTCAGCGCCATCAAGGCCCCGGCCAGCCGTCCCTCCAGCCGCCGGTCGCCGCTGGAGTGGCTGCCCAGCCCCACGGGCACCCCGGTGACCAGGATCTCGAACACGCCCCCCAGGGTGTCCCCGGCCTGGCCGGCGGTCCGGATGGCCTCCACCATCCGCTCCGACGCCGCCGGATCCGGGCAGCGGACCGGCGAGGCTTCGGTGGCCTCCTCGAGGGCCCCCGGGTCCACGGGCGGGCGGCCGTCCTCGCCGTACTCCAGGACCGGCGACGGGATGGCCACCTCGCCGATGCGCAGCACGTAGCTCTGGATGCGGACCCCGAACAGGCCGAGCAGCTTGCGGGCGACGGCCCCCGCGGCTACCCGGGCCGCCGTCTCCCGGGCGCTGGCCCGCTCCAGGACGTCCCGGATGTCGCGGGCGCCGTATTTCAGGGCGCCCGCCAGGTCGGCATGGCCCGGGCGGGGGCGGGTGACGGGTTCCAGGCGCCAGTCGCCGTCCGCAGTGGCCTGGGCGGCGGCGTCCGGGGGCTCCGGCGCCATGGCCCGGCTCCAGTTCTCCCAGTCGCGGTTGGGAATCCACAGGGCGATGGGGCTGCCCAGGGTGCGGCCGTGGCGCACCCCGCCCACGATCCGCACCCGGTCCTGCTCGATCTTCATGCGGCCGCCCCGGCCATAACCCCGCTGGCGCCGGGCCAGGTCGCGGTCGATGTCGGCGGCCGTCAGGGGCAGCCCGTGGGGCACGCCTTCCAGGACGGCCACCAGGCCGGGTCCGTGGGATTCGCCGGCGGTCAACAGCCGCAGGGCCACCGGGTTCACGCTCCTTGCTCCGGAGATGACGCCCCCCGGCCCGTGCCGTCCCAGGCCTCCGCCGGAACGTCCCGGGCCCCGGGGGCACCCGGGTCGCCGGCGGCCAGGGCCGCCTGCAGGGCGGCCCGCATGGCGGCCAGGGGGGCGGGCCGGTTCGTCCAGAGTTCAAAGGCGGCGGCCCCCTGGTGCAGCAGCATGCCCAGGCCGCCGATGGCCCGGGCGCCGGCCGCCGCCGCCCGGGCCAGGAAGGGGGTGACGGCCGGCCGGTAGACCAGGTCGTAATACACCTGGCCGGGCAGGGGGCGGCAGGTAGCCGGCAGCGGGTCCACCCCCAGCTGGGGCGCCATGCCGGCGCTGGTGGCGTTGACCACCAGCAGGCAGCCGGCGGCCACCTCCGGCAGGGCCGGGTCGTCTAAGGAGAGGGCTTCCACGGGCGCCTCCACGGGCGCCGGATCCAGGGAAGCCTCGCAACCTTGATCCCGTGCGCCGGCGGGCCTCCCCGGTTGCGGGGACTGGCCCCCGTCGCCGGACCCGGCCGGGCCCGCGATCCCGTGCCGGGGGTGGGGCCGGGCCGGAGGCCCGCCGGCTGCGCCCGGATCCACGGGCGCCTGCGCCAGCTCCCGGGCCAGCGCCCGGGCCCGAGCGGCCGTCCGGTTGGCGATCACCACGGCCATGCCGGCTTCCAGCAGGGCGAAGGCCACGGCCCGGGCGGCACCGCCGGCTCCCAGGACCAGGGCCCGCCGGCCGGCTAGGCGGCCGGCGGGGAGGCCGTGCTCCTCCAGATCCCGGAGGAACCCGGTCCCGTCGGTGTTGTACCCCACCAGCGCCCCGCCGTCCTCCCGCACCACGGTGTTGACGGCGCCGATGCGGCGAGCGGCGGGATCGAGCCGGTCCAGCAGGGCGAGGGCGGCTTCCTTGTGGGGGATGGTCAGGTTGACCCCGGCCCAGCGGGGATCGGCCCGCACCTGGGCCAGGGCGGCCTCCAGGTCCCCGGGCGGCACGTCCCAGGCCTGGTACGACCAGGGCAGGCCCGCCGCCCGGAAGGCGGCAGACTGCAGGGCGGGCGAGAGGCTGTGGCCGATGGGATGGCCCAGGACCGCCAGCCGCCGCGGCGGCGGCGAGCCGGGGGTGGCCGGGGGGCGGCTCATGCCGGTTCATCCCCCGCGGCCGGGGCCGGCAGGGAGCCGGGTGCCGCACCTGCACCGCCTGCTTCCAGGGAAACCAAGCCTGCCCCCAGGGTCACCGGGCTTGCCGGCTGGGGCTCCGGGCTCCCCGGCAGGCCTTCCGGACCCTCCACGGGAGCGCCCAGCCGGCGGAGGTTGCTGAAGAAGCCAGGGTCCGACACGGCGGCGCTGGCGGCGCCGGTGATCACCGTCTCGCCGGCCGCCACCAGCCCGGCCACGGCCAGGGCCATGGCCATGCGGTGGTCGCCCCGGGAAGAGACCACGGCGCCCCGCAAGGGGGTGGGGCCGTGGATGTCCAGGCCGCCGGGGTGCTCGTCCACCCGGGCGCCCAGCCGCCGCAGTTCCTCGGCGATGGCCGTGAGGCGATCGGTTTCCTTGACCCGCAGTTCCGCGGCGTCGCGGATGCGGGTGGTGCCCCGGGCCTGGGTGGCCAGCACCGCCAGGATGGGGATCTCGTCGATCAGCCGGGGGATCAGGTCGCCGCCCACGTCCACGGCCCGCAGCTCGGAGGTTTCGGCGGTGAGGTCCGCCACCGGCTCGCCCGGCCCGCCGGCCGTTGCGGAAGAACCGGCGGGCCCTCGGGGAACGCGGCCGGGGGCCGGGCGGCCTCCGTCCCCCGCTCCCCGGGCCGGCCGGCCCGGCCCCGCCGGGTCGCCGGCGGGACCGGCGCCGGGCTGCAGTTCCCGCACGGCCTTCACCCGCACCCGGGCGCCCATGGCCTGCAGCACCTCCAGGAACCCCGCCCGGGTGGGGTTGACCCCCACTCCCTGCAGGGTGATCCGGCTACCCGGGCAAAGGAGGGCGGCGGCCAGGTAGAAGGCGGCCGCCGACGGGTCGCCGGGGATGGCCAGCCGGGCCGGGGCGGCCAGGACCTGGCCGCCGTCGACGGCGACCAGCAGCCCGTCCCGCTCCACGGCGACGCCGAAGAGGGGCAGCAGCCGCTCGGTGTGATCGCGGGAGAGGGCGGGCTCGCGGACGCTGGTTCGTCCCGCGGCAAACAGCCCTGCCAGCAGGATGGCGCTCTTGACCTGGGCGCTGGCCACGGGGCTGTCGTGGTGGATGGCCCTGAGGTCCCCGCCCCGGATGGTCAGGGGGGCCCGGCGGCCGCCCTCCCGGCCGCTGATCAGGGCGCCCATGCGGCGCAGGGGCTCGACCACCCGGTCCATGGGCCGCCGGCACAGGGAGGCATCCCCGGTCAAGGTGGCGGTGAAGGGGCGGGATGCCAGCAGCCCCAGCAAAAGGCGCATGGTGGTGCCCGAGTTGCCCGCGTCCAGGGGAGCTGCGGGAGCCTGCCAGCCGGCGATGCCCGGCCCCTCCAGCACCACCTGGTGGGGCGCCGGACGCCGCACCGTGACCCCCAGGGCGGCAAGGCACGCCAGGGTCGAGGCAGCGTCCCGCCCCGGCGCGTAATGGTCCAGGACGACCCGGCCCCCGGCGGCGGCGGCCAGCAGGGCCGCCCGGTGGGCGATGGACTTGTCCCCCGGCACCGGCAGCGTGCCGCCCAGATCCCGGGCGGGCCGCACCCGTACCAGGCCGGAGTCCAGGGCGGGGTCGCCGGCGGCCGGTTCCGGGGCCGCCCCGGGGATCCCGGCTGGTTTGGTGGCTGCGGCCGGGGCAGGAGCGCCGGCGGGTCCGGGCGCCGCTCCGGGCAGGGCATCTCCAGGCGCTCCGCCCGCCCGGCGGTGCCGGCGATTGGATTCAGGTTCAGGCGTTGGGCAGTGCACGGGCGTCACCCATCCTCGCTGGAGCCTGGCCGGGCGGTCTCCGCGGGCGGCCCGGGCCGGCGCAGGATGGCCTCCCGGAAGCGGCGGGCCGCGTCCAGGTAGCGGAAGAGGGGATCGCCCCCTTCGCCCCCCTGGGCCAGCCCGGTGAAGTCTCCCCCTCCGGCGCCGGTCCCCCCGGCGCGGCCTTCCGGCCCCGCCGGTCCTTCTCCGGGCCCGGCGGGGACCACCGCCCGGGCCAGCCGGTCAAGTTCTTCCTTCAGAACCTCGAGCCACGGGGCCAGATGGACCCAGTTGGCGCGCAGCATGTCCCGCCCCAGCACGGGGTGGCCGCCGGCCACCCGGGTGGTGTCGCGAAAGCCGCCGGCCACCAGGCCGGCCAGGTGGGGGAGGCTTCCGGCGCCCCGGCGGGCGGTGCCTGCCAGGGCGGCGGCCACCAGCAGGGGCAGGTGGCTGGCCAGGGCCACGTGCCGGTCGTGATCCACGGGATCCATCAGGAGGACCCGGGCACCGGCGGCCTCCAGCAGCGGGATCCAGGGCCGGGCCGCCCCTTCGCCCCAGGGGGCGGCGGGGGTGAGGACCCAGGTGCACCCCCGGAAGAGCCCGGGATCAGCCGCGGCGGCGCCCCACCGCTCGGTGCCGGCCATGGGGTGGCCACCCACAAAAGCCACCTGGGCGGGCAAGTGCTGCCGGGCGGCGGCCACCACCGGCCCCTTGACGCTGCCGGTGTCGGTGAGCAGCACTCCCGGCCGCAGGAAGGGCCGGGCCTGCTCCAGCACCGCCGGCATGGCGCCCAGGGGCACGGCCAGCACCACGGCATCGGCCTCTCTGAGCAGGTCCAACCCGGCGGACGAACCGGCGTCGACCCACCCGGCCGCCAGGGCGTGGTCCAAGGCGGCCGGATCCCGGTCGAACCCCAGCACCCTGCCCACCAGGGGGCGGACGGCGGCGGCCAGGGAGCCGCCGATCTGGCCCAGGCCGACCACGGCCAAAACGCGCCCCCGCCAGCGCTCCAGCCGGTCGCCGCCCGGACGGCCGCCCGGCTCGGAGGCCGGAACGGGCCCGCCCCGTCCCGGCCCTGGCAACGGATTAGGAAGCCTCCGGGATTCGAAGGCGGGGCCGCAGGCCGGGC
This is a stretch of genomic DNA from Thermaerobacter sp. PB12/4term. It encodes these proteins:
- a CDS encoding fused MFS/spermidine synthase; this encodes MLALTAFFAGAVLMALELLGSRLLAPSLGSSIFVWGSLIGVVLAALSAGYALGGLAADRWPARAGPALVLVLAGAWILVLAARGEAWVAALAGRVADPRWGALLASAVLFLPPGLLLGSISPWLVRLAAPATYRLGRVAGNLYAVSNAGSIAGTLATAFWLIPLLPAATILKALAAILAGAAVLLAGRRHLAVALPAAAVLGVAVVPAPAPAAVTADGARVVYQRNTLYHHLRVEDREDSRFLRFDNSWQSGMYLHDPVTARFAYTDVMHAGWALKPDARRVLLVGLGGGSIPKRVLASYPDVTIDVAELDPVVVDVARRFFHLPGDPRLRVYVEDGRRFIRRAPQRYDLVLLDAYYADAIPFHLTTRQFLEEVRSRLAPGGVVVANVIGALEGPRSALLRAFYRTYREVFPEVYLMPVLPVEPAELQNVILLARDDQGEPGPLDGEELARAVEAWAARHPELEALAAAARWIYDRPVPVDDVPVLQDDYAPVDALLHFERDNPLPDVLRPGGGN
- a CDS encoding phage holin family protein, producing MNLLLRWLISAGSILLVAWLLEGIDVTGPGAALVAALVLGLVNAVIRPVVLFLTMPIGCVTLGLFTFVVNALMFWLVGAVVDGFEVRGFVPALIGSLLVSVISTVASRLWADRGER
- the aroQ gene encoding type II 3-dehydroquinate dehydratase, coding for MTTPFQPGPAGTSGPARQDGSPGAAPAEASPGGSPQPAPGRPVLVLHGPNLNLLGRREPEVYGHTSLAELDALLQRRAARYGVPVECFQSNHEGVLIDRLHQAPGRYLGVILNPGGYAHTSVALRDAVAAIAGLGVPVIEVHLSNVHAREPFRHRLLTAGACRGVISGLGVTGYLLALEGLLALAGLAPGPGAGTAEGP
- the aroB gene encoding 3-dehydroquinate synthase, which encodes MTGRPLRLVLVGMMGAGKTTVGRALAARLGWAFLDLDDLVEQAAGRTVGALFAQEGEAGFRRREEQALAWALALERVVIATGGGVVLSEANRAKLAAEPWVVWLEAPPEELARRLAGQEAAGRPLLAGAAAEAVSMVGASRELGASPAGGSPDHPPAVLAQRLAQLLQQRAGAYAAVARYRIPTAGRPVAAVTEAVLEHLLPVPVPGPAARPGTGTTALGPHGPSGSVTTAPGSVATVPPPGAPPHARAPSSATDPAAAPSAAGPGTVPSAATAPPGASSAPTAPAAVAEPDLLIEAGAERYPLWVRPGAVAGTGAGTVTGTAGEVGLEALLAAAWTGGVPAGGTPPWGAPGRPGPAATRATPGAAGLLSGPPAAGPLAEERPAGQPGGGAPVALLASDPVVSALYGGRVARALERAGFRVVRAVVPAGEEAKSLEWASRLYDRLVEAGAGRDAWVFALGGGVVGDLAGFVAATYMRGIAFAQLPTTLLAQVDASAGGKVAVNHPRAKNLIGAFHQPRLVVADPATLATQPQAAYRGGLAEMVKHALLDGEGHLAALEAAVPRLLDRDPHGLAPLIARSVAVKARIVAQDPEERGPRAFLNLGHTFAHALEAAAGYRVPHGDAVAAGLVLALALSERLGMAPAGLAGRVEELLARLGLPVTLAQACREWGVEPPTAAELLGRLQHDKKNRQGRVRFVLLGAPGQIALRDDVPEAVVKELVGRSLAGRSPAAGAGRAQV
- the aroC gene encoding chorismate synthase, whose translation is MALRLLTAGESHGPGLVAVLEGVPHGLPLTAADIDRDLARRQRGYGRGGRMKIEQDRVRIVGGVRHGRTLGSPIALWIPNRDWENWSRAMAPEPPDAAAQATADGDWRLEPVTRPRPGHADLAGALKYGARDIRDVLERASARETAARVAAGAVARKLLGLFGVRIQSYVLRIGEVAIPSPVLEYGEDGRPPVDPGALEEATEASPVRCPDPAASERMVEAIRTAGQAGDTLGGVFEILVTGVPVGLGSHSSGDRRLEGRLAGALMALNAIKGVEVGLGFAAAALPGSRVHDPIGFRPPRLEGTEPAPAAPGPAHPAARAAAARAGADGWRGPAAGFFRYRNGAGGIEGGITNGEPLVLRAAMKPIATLRRPLPSADLLTGEPFAAHHERSDICAVPAAAVVGEAIVALELAAAWIDKFGGDSVDDMLRNYIAYCERLAAWVDRAPAPEASRAAGSPPAGGSQAGAPTPGRDPR
- a CDS encoding shikimate dehydrogenase; translation: MSRPPATPGSPPPRRLAVLGHPIGHSLSPALQSAAFRAAGLPWSYQAWDVPPGDLEAALAQVRADPRWAGVNLTIPHKEAALALLDRLDPAARRIGAVNTVVREDGGALVGYNTDGTGFLRDLEEHGLPAGRLAGRRALVLGAGGAARAVAFALLEAGMAVVIANRTAARARALARELAQAPVDPGAAGGPPARPHPRHGIAGPAGSGDGGQSPQPGRPAGARDQGCEASLDPAPVEAPVEALSLDDPALPEVAAGCLLVVNATSAGMAPQLGVDPLPATCRPLPGQVYYDLVYRPAVTPFLARAAAAGARAIGGLGMLLHQGAAAFELWTNRPAPLAAMRAALQAALAAGDPGAPGARDVPAEAWDGTGRGASSPEQGA
- the aroA gene encoding 3-phosphoshikimate 1-carboxyvinyltransferase, with the protein product MHCPTPEPESNRRHRRAGGAPGDALPGAAPGPAGAPAPAAATKPAGIPGAAPEPAAGDPALDSGLVRVRPARDLGGTLPVPGDKSIAHRAALLAAAAGGRVVLDHYAPGRDAASTLACLAALGVTVRRPAPHQVVLEGPGIAGWQAPAAPLDAGNSGTTMRLLLGLLASRPFTATLTGDASLCRRPMDRVVEPLRRMGALISGREGGRRAPLTIRGGDLRAIHHDSPVASAQVKSAILLAGLFAAGRTSVREPALSRDHTERLLPLFGVAVERDGLLVAVDGGQVLAAPARLAIPGDPSAAAFYLAAALLCPGSRITLQGVGVNPTRAGFLEVLQAMGARVRVKAVRELQPGAGPAGDPAGPGRPARGAGDGGRPAPGRVPRGPAGSSATAGGPGEPVADLTAETSELRAVDVGGDLIPRLIDEIPILAVLATQARGTTRIRDAAELRVKETDRLTAIAEELRRLGARVDEHPGGLDIHGPTPLRGAVVSSRGDHRMAMALAVAGLVAAGETVITGAASAAVSDPGFFSNLRRLGAPVEGPEGLPGSPEPQPASPVTLGAGLVSLEAGGAGAAPGSLPAPAAGDEPA
- a CDS encoding prephenate dehydrogenase; the encoded protein is MPGPGRGGPVPASEPGGRPGGDRLERWRGRVLAVVGLGQIGGSLAAAVRPLVGRVLGFDRDPAALDHALAAGWVDAGSSAGLDLLREADAVVLAVPLGAMPAVLEQARPFLRPGVLLTDTGSVKGPVVAAARQHLPAQVAFVGGHPMAGTERWGAAAADPGLFRGCTWVLTPAAPWGEGAARPWIPLLEAAGARVLLMDPVDHDRHVALASHLPLLVAAALAGTARRGAGSLPHLAGLVAGGFRDTTRVAGGHPVLGRDMLRANWVHLAPWLEVLKEELDRLARAVVPAGPGEGPAGPEGRAGGTGAGGGDFTGLAQGGEGGDPLFRYLDAARRFREAILRRPGPPAETARPGSSEDG